A stretch of Lentibacillus sp. JNUCC-1 DNA encodes these proteins:
- a CDS encoding M20 metallopeptidase family protein translates to MKEEMINLAQRKKITKQAEELKADLVSWRRRFHKYPELSFEEHETASFVADQLNQIDGMKVQTEVAGTTGVLGTLTSGEGPTIAVRADMDALPITEQSKKDYASQNEGVMHACGHDAHTAILLGVAHVLGEKIQQKAIKGTVKLLFQPAEENPDHKGNTGSKYVVSEGVFQDADAAFALHMCPWLEAGEAQLNAGYSMANNTMFKGTITGSGGHGAYPQQSQDPLWMSGPVMQALYGIVARRVSPLKAGVVTVGKFHSGSSTNVIPEKAEIEGTIRSYDPQVQTFLTDKVKQAFSVADSLGGQADVDITHGEPPLDNHPDVIDWLKQTIQENYPDFSIHEGPYGLGSEDFSYVTQEMPAAMFFLGCKIAGDKERDLHTSDFDIDEACLPYGVSILVETALRYLDGTYNLNTGEK, encoded by the coding sequence ATGAAAGAAGAGATGATTAACTTGGCTCAACGTAAAAAAATCACAAAACAAGCAGAAGAACTAAAAGCGGATTTAGTCAGTTGGAGAAGACGATTTCATAAATACCCTGAACTCAGTTTTGAAGAGCATGAGACTGCTTCGTTTGTGGCAGACCAATTGAATCAGATTGACGGAATGAAGGTACAGACTGAAGTTGCAGGAACAACTGGTGTTTTAGGCACCCTGACTTCTGGTGAAGGACCGACGATTGCAGTGCGCGCTGATATGGATGCATTGCCCATCACAGAACAAAGCAAGAAAGATTATGCCTCTCAGAACGAGGGGGTTATGCATGCTTGCGGACATGATGCGCACACCGCTATTTTATTAGGCGTAGCACATGTGCTGGGAGAAAAAATTCAGCAAAAAGCTATTAAAGGCACCGTGAAGCTGCTTTTTCAACCGGCTGAGGAAAATCCGGATCATAAAGGCAATACCGGGTCGAAATATGTGGTAAGTGAAGGTGTGTTTCAGGATGCGGATGCGGCTTTCGCACTTCATATGTGTCCTTGGCTGGAAGCGGGTGAAGCCCAATTAAATGCCGGATACAGTATGGCGAATAACACTATGTTTAAAGGCACCATCACCGGCAGCGGTGGTCATGGCGCCTACCCGCAGCAGAGCCAGGATCCGCTTTGGATGAGCGGGCCTGTCATGCAGGCACTCTATGGGATTGTTGCAAGGCGGGTTTCGCCGCTAAAAGCCGGTGTCGTGACGGTCGGTAAGTTTCACAGTGGCTCTTCTACAAATGTCATTCCGGAAAAAGCAGAAATCGAAGGAACGATCCGGAGTTACGATCCACAGGTGCAGACATTTTTAACGGATAAAGTGAAACAGGCTTTTTCGGTAGCAGATTCTTTAGGCGGGCAAGCGGATGTAGACATCACGCATGGCGAACCTCCATTAGACAATCATCCTGATGTCATTGATTGGTTAAAACAAACCATTCAAGAGAACTATCCCGATTTTTCGATTCATGAAGGGCCTTATGGATTAGGAAGTGAGGATTTTAGTTATGTGACTCAGGAAATGCCGGCTGCGATGTTTTTCCTCGGCTGTAAAATAGCAGGGGATAAAGAGCGGGACTTGCATACCTCAGATTTTGACATTGATGAGGCTTGTCTCCCTTATGGCGTTTCCATTTTAGTAGAAACAGCTTTAAGGTATCTGGACGGCACTTACAATTTAAACACGGGAGAAAAATAA
- a CDS encoding DUF5700 domain-containing putative Zn-dependent protease: MEIINLAEKQMNGGTDCNVLSGPFFREYFRSFNSNANFEQDTTQLMRLYTLQDVSETISFLESMAEEVLYRINDVLNRDADFDIIVFFGDCSYDGHGILIDKQPYVFFDLNAIIPRLDFYNFNAFITHEMLHALHYSLNPDFYRGNFRAVEERYLKLLLSEGIATHLSYVISEEKIEDTYWFGYLKSEHVWDWVKNCETMKADTGADLHRAIDAGKLDNTLYNRLFGIEDFTKLTSYRTGYYYGAEIVKDFLADREDVNEVLTLDYSKAKDIIHDYF, translated from the coding sequence ATGGAGATTATAAATTTAGCGGAAAAACAGATGAATGGGGGCACAGACTGTAATGTCCTAAGCGGTCCGTTTTTTAGAGAATATTTTCGATCCTTCAATTCTAACGCTAATTTCGAACAAGACACCACTCAACTTATGCGACTGTATACTTTGCAAGATGTATCTGAAACAATTTCCTTTTTGGAATCAATGGCTGAAGAAGTGCTTTATCGCATTAATGACGTTCTAAATAGGGACGCTGATTTCGACATTATAGTCTTTTTTGGCGATTGCAGCTATGATGGTCACGGAATTTTAATTGACAAGCAGCCTTATGTGTTTTTCGATTTAAATGCCATAATACCACGGCTTGATTTTTATAATTTTAATGCCTTTATTACACATGAGATGCTACATGCATTACATTATTCTCTTAATCCCGATTTTTATCGGGGGAACTTTCGCGCGGTTGAAGAAAGGTATCTAAAGTTATTACTTTCTGAGGGGATAGCCACGCACCTTAGTTATGTCATATCAGAGGAAAAAATAGAAGATACTTATTGGTTTGGTTATCTTAAATCAGAACACGTGTGGGATTGGGTGAAAAACTGCGAAACAATGAAAGCTGATACTGGAGCCGATTTGCATCGGGCAATTGATGCAGGCAAATTAGATAACACCTTGTATAACCGCTTATTTGGCATTGAAGATTTTACAAAGCTTACTTCATACCGGACAGGTTACTACTATGGTGCAGAAATTGTTAAAGATTTTCTGGCAGATAGAGAAGATGTGAATGAAGTATTAACGCTTGATTATAGTAAAGCAAAAGATATAATACATGATTATTTTTGA
- a CDS encoding YkoF family thiamine/hydroxymethylpyrimidine-binding protein yields MTDQNCGVSNIVGASFSIHPMSDDFVDIIMGALKEVDTSKVWLETDDVSTTVRGKSVHIFDVTKALFMHAAKTGKHVAFQATYSVGCPGDSEGDVYLEVDEVPLNEEKVRDWKQYVAAKFSLYPLGGGNYMDAIYQQIEAMKEYVTVSHAHYATKLEGDASQVFAGLENVFNATVEGGSSHTVMTVSISANSPSHKDSN; encoded by the coding sequence ATGACAGATCAAAATTGTGGTGTGAGTAACATTGTAGGTGCGAGTTTTTCCATTCATCCGATGAGTGATGATTTTGTTGACATTATAATGGGGGCATTGAAAGAAGTGGACACTTCCAAAGTCTGGCTCGAAACAGATGATGTCTCGACAACCGTTCGCGGAAAATCAGTTCACATTTTCGATGTAACCAAGGCTTTATTCATGCATGCTGCAAAGACCGGGAAACATGTTGCATTCCAAGCGACCTATTCGGTCGGGTGTCCGGGAGATTCTGAAGGAGACGTTTATCTTGAAGTGGATGAGGTCCCATTAAATGAAGAAAAGGTCAGGGACTGGAAACAATACGTCGCAGCTAAGTTTTCCCTCTACCCTCTCGGTGGTGGCAATTACATGGATGCCATTTACCAGCAAATTGAAGCCATGAAAGAGTATGTCACCGTGTCCCATGCCCACTACGCCACGAAATTAGAAGGTGACGCTTCCCAGGTGTTTGCCGGTTTGGAAAACGTATTTAACGCAACAGTTGAAGGTGGTTCAAGTCATACCGTGATGACCGTATCCATTTCAGCCAACAGCCCATCGCATAAGGACAGTAACTAA
- a CDS encoding YetF domain-containing protein: protein MEINQLVLRIVLSFILLFALARIMGRKEISQMTFFNFVSAIAIGTIAGTLVTSENLSIQNGIIALVGWALFTLLMGYIDIKSRKARKLTTGAPLIVIKNGKIMEDSLRSARLDIDSLIALLRQKNIFFISDVEYAIFETSGKLSVMKKEIKQCVTKGDMNLPGATPNVYPIGTEVISDGTVNRQNLTDLGLNMDWIEKQMKQAGINSLDQIFYAEMQVDGTLYFDEKDDIVR, encoded by the coding sequence ATGGAGATTAATCAATTGGTACTTCGAATCGTGTTATCATTTATACTGCTCTTTGCTTTAGCAAGAATAATGGGCAGGAAAGAAATCAGTCAGATGACATTTTTTAACTTTGTTTCGGCGATTGCTATTGGAACCATTGCTGGAACACTTGTAACCAGTGAAAACCTAAGCATTCAAAACGGTATTATTGCATTGGTCGGATGGGCTTTATTTACACTGCTAATGGGATATATCGACATCAAATCAAGGAAAGCACGCAAACTGACAACAGGCGCCCCGCTTATTGTTATTAAAAACGGGAAAATTATGGAGGATTCTTTGCGCAGCGCCCGCTTAGACATTGATTCCCTGATCGCCCTGCTCAGGCAAAAAAATATTTTCTTCATATCTGATGTAGAATATGCCATTTTCGAGACGAGCGGAAAACTTTCCGTTATGAAAAAGGAAATCAAGCAGTGCGTCACTAAAGGCGACATGAACCTCCCCGGCGCGACACCAAACGTATATCCGATTGGGACCGAGGTCATTTCTGACGGAACGGTGAACAGACAAAATCTAACTGACTTAGGCCTGAATATGGACTGGATTGAAAAGCAGATGAAACAGGCTGGAATCAACTCATTGGACCAAATTTTTTATGCGGAAATGCAGGTCGATGGAACCCTTTATTTCGATGAAAAAGATGATATCGTTCGCTGA
- a CDS encoding ABC transporter ATP-binding protein — MLELRHVSKSFGDKQVLHDISLHVADGEFVSLIGPSGSGKSTLFSLIGGLLTPDSGDVYLNGDQITNKSGFISYMPQQASLFPWRTILDNVLLGQELQGKKDPDRAAAMLERAGLGDVIHAYPHELSGGMKQRVAFIRALLSPQSLMCLDEPFSALDEFTRTDMQKWLLSIWGEYDQSILFITHSIDEALFLSDKIIILSVNPAEIKDIVKVPFARPRDEELLLSEEFLQWKRKIIQTIHS; from the coding sequence ATGCTTGAGTTACGTCATGTGAGTAAGTCATTTGGAGATAAGCAGGTGTTGCATGATATTTCGCTGCATGTGGCGGATGGGGAGTTCGTATCGTTAATTGGGCCATCTGGAAGTGGTAAAAGTACGCTGTTCAGTCTGATTGGCGGGCTCTTAACACCAGATTCCGGCGATGTTTATTTGAACGGTGACCAAATTACAAATAAAAGCGGTTTTATCAGTTATATGCCGCAGCAGGCTTCCCTCTTCCCATGGCGCACAATTTTAGACAATGTATTACTGGGACAAGAATTACAAGGAAAAAAAGACCCAGACCGTGCCGCTGCCATGTTAGAAAGAGCAGGACTTGGCGATGTCATTCATGCCTATCCGCACGAATTATCCGGCGGCATGAAGCAGCGCGTCGCCTTCATCCGTGCCTTGTTAAGCCCCCAATCTCTCATGTGTCTAGACGAACCTTTTTCGGCACTTGATGAGTTCACGCGGACAGACATGCAAAAATGGCTGTTGTCCATTTGGGGAGAATATGATCAATCGATTTTGTTCATTACCCATAGTATCGACGAGGCATTGTTTCTATCAGACAAAATCATCATATTATCCGTCAATCCCGCGGAAATTAAAGACATTGTAAAAGTACCGTTTGCAAGACCGAGAGATGAAGAGCTCTTGCTTTCCGAAGAATTTCTTCAATGGAAAAGGAAAATTATTCAGACGATCCACAGTTAG
- a CDS encoding M24 family metallopeptidase, with amino-acid sequence MTTKEEEQPDWIGRRMGVNGAKLTTWLDESKLHYYTDEYLYGTGKHPMDIMSDLLKKLNQDKKRIGVEMGSYHFSAIQYETLKKRLPDATFCDATTLVGNVRMIKSNQELHYMRNAANNAEHAMQTALESLGKGVPENQVVADIYQAQLTGFEGVDGDYPSIVPFLLSGVKTSSPHLTWGNGVFRGDELVTLELAGVHKRYHSPLSRTFKLGNLSEEEKHLADAVKYSLNTTLEAIEPGKTCGDITRVWVDAIKEYGHEKYDRLGYSVGFSYPPNWDENTASIRLEDQTVLQPNMTFHLIPGIWEEDRGVELSETFVVTEDGCETLAEFPRKVFEI; translated from the coding sequence TTGACTACTAAGGAAGAAGAGCAGCCGGACTGGATTGGAAGGCGCATGGGTGTAAACGGTGCCAAGCTGACAACTTGGCTTGATGAAAGCAAACTCCATTATTACACGGATGAATATTTGTATGGTACAGGAAAACATCCAATGGATATTATGTCTGACTTATTGAAAAAACTAAATCAGGATAAAAAACGAATCGGTGTCGAAATGGGGAGCTATCACTTTTCAGCCATCCAGTATGAAACCTTGAAAAAGCGGCTGCCTGATGCGACTTTCTGTGATGCGACAACTTTAGTCGGCAATGTACGGATGATTAAGTCGAATCAGGAATTGCATTATATGCGGAATGCTGCCAACAATGCAGAGCATGCCATGCAGACGGCGCTTGAATCACTGGGTAAAGGCGTTCCTGAAAACCAAGTCGTGGCAGATATTTATCAAGCACAGCTGACAGGATTTGAAGGCGTGGACGGGGATTATCCGTCTATCGTTCCATTTTTGCTCTCTGGTGTGAAAACATCAAGCCCGCATTTGACATGGGGAAATGGCGTTTTTAGAGGGGATGAACTGGTTACGCTTGAGCTGGCAGGTGTTCATAAACGGTATCACTCGCCGCTTTCCAGAACGTTTAAATTAGGGAACCTTTCAGAAGAGGAAAAGCATCTGGCAGACGCAGTGAAATATAGTCTTAACACGACATTAGAGGCCATTGAACCAGGAAAAACGTGTGGTGATATTACCCGAGTGTGGGTCGACGCGATTAAAGAATACGGTCATGAAAAATATGATCGACTTGGGTATTCGGTTGGTTTTAGTTATCCGCCGAACTGGGATGAAAATACAGCCAGTATCCGTTTGGAAGATCAAACCGTTCTGCAGCCAAATATGACCTTTCACTTAATCCCAGGCATTTGGGAAGAAGATCGAGGTGTCGAACTGAGTGAAACGTTTGTTGTGACGGAAGATGGTTGTGAAACATTAGCTGAATTTCCGCGTAAAGTGTTTGAAATATAA
- a CDS encoding DUF4256 domain-containing protein: MLNGNKVLSQDQRGELLRTLKDRFEKKMHRHDSLEWAKVQAKLETDVEKMWSLNEMERTGGEPDVVGYDEKTDEYIFYDCSLESPEGRRSVCYDRKALESRKKNKPENNAIDMASTMGIDLLTEEQYRELQKLEHVDLKTSSWVQTPANIRKLGGAIFCDRRYDTVFVYHNGAQSYYSARGFRCSLRV; the protein is encoded by the coding sequence ATGTTGAATGGAAATAAGGTGTTATCACAGGACCAGCGTGGAGAACTACTCAGAACTTTGAAGGACCGTTTTGAGAAAAAAATGCACCGCCATGATAGTCTTGAGTGGGCTAAAGTACAAGCTAAGCTCGAGACTGATGTTGAAAAAATGTGGTCGCTCAATGAAATGGAAAGAACCGGTGGTGAACCGGATGTTGTTGGCTATGATGAAAAAACGGATGAATACATTTTTTACGATTGTTCATTAGAAAGTCCAGAAGGCCGCAGAAGCGTTTGTTATGATCGTAAAGCACTTGAGTCAAGAAAAAAGAACAAACCAGAAAATAATGCTATTGATATGGCGTCTACCATGGGTATTGATCTTTTGACGGAAGAGCAGTACCGGGAGCTGCAGAAACTTGAACATGTCGATTTGAAAACATCAAGCTGGGTGCAAACACCTGCCAATATTAGAAAGCTTGGCGGGGCAATCTTTTGTGATCGCCGCTACGATACAGTCTTTGTATACCACAATGGAGCGCAATCCTATTATTCTGCAAGGGGGTTTCGTTGCTCGCTAAGGGTGTAA
- a CDS encoding aldehyde dehydrogenase family protein, with protein MIAEKLIEKMLIGGKWTRKSETIDVYNPETNEVIGTIPKSTREDMEKAIQKAKEAKEKNGVLPVHERIEILQKAAGLVRDRSESFAEIIALEGSKTITEARGEVGRTASILQMSAEEARRINGETIAFDQVPGSENREGYYKYEPVGIIGAITAFNDPLNLVAHKVGPGLAAGNHMIVKPTSETPFSALHLAEVLLEAGLPSGMLSVVTGSGSELGEPLVNAPDIGMIVFTGGLETGEHIADQGGITKLQMELGSNSPVIVAKDAKLENAVASSVGGAFGAAGQNCLGVQRIYVHEDMFEDYTKQFVEQTKKLKMGAKMSEDTDIGPMISEDAAKRIDSWVKEAKERGAKIHCGGERDGAYYAPTVLTNVPTGCKVVHEEAFGPVVSLFPVADFEEAIERANAVNYGLQAEVFTQDIDKAHEAINKLVVGGVMINDSSDYRIDAMPFGGRKGSGIGREGIQYAVESMSEKKVVCFNLAK; from the coding sequence ATGATCGCGGAAAAGTTGATTGAAAAGATGTTAATCGGCGGAAAATGGACACGTAAATCTGAAACAATTGACGTCTATAACCCGGAAACAAATGAAGTCATCGGTACCATACCGAAAAGCACACGCGAAGATATGGAAAAGGCCATTCAAAAGGCAAAAGAAGCCAAAGAGAAAAATGGTGTATTACCGGTTCACGAGCGGATTGAAATTTTACAAAAAGCGGCTGGCTTAGTTAGAGATCGGAGCGAATCGTTTGCAGAGATCATAGCGTTGGAAGGAAGCAAAACCATCACAGAAGCGCGTGGTGAGGTAGGCCGGACTGCAAGCATTTTACAAATGAGTGCCGAAGAAGCAAGGCGAATCAATGGGGAAACGATTGCTTTCGACCAAGTGCCAGGAAGTGAGAACAGAGAAGGGTACTATAAGTATGAACCAGTTGGGATCATTGGTGCGATCACTGCTTTTAACGATCCTCTCAATCTCGTCGCCCATAAAGTAGGCCCGGGATTAGCGGCTGGCAACCATATGATTGTGAAACCGACATCCGAAACCCCGTTTAGTGCGCTTCATTTGGCAGAAGTTCTTCTGGAAGCAGGGCTGCCATCAGGTATGCTATCTGTTGTTACAGGAAGCGGAAGTGAACTGGGTGAGCCGCTTGTGAACGCCCCTGATATCGGAATGATCGTATTTACCGGCGGCCTGGAAACAGGGGAACACATCGCCGATCAAGGCGGAATTACGAAATTGCAAATGGAACTGGGCTCCAATTCGCCTGTGATTGTGGCAAAGGACGCAAAGTTAGAAAATGCTGTCGCAAGCAGTGTTGGTGGCGCATTTGGAGCGGCTGGACAAAATTGTCTTGGGGTTCAGCGTATTTACGTTCATGAAGATATGTTTGAAGACTATACCAAACAATTTGTTGAACAGACAAAAAAGCTGAAGATGGGCGCGAAAATGTCTGAAGACACGGATATAGGCCCGATGATCAGTGAGGATGCAGCAAAACGGATTGACTCATGGGTGAAAGAAGCGAAAGAACGCGGAGCAAAAATCCATTGTGGGGGTGAACGCGATGGTGCATACTATGCCCCAACCGTATTAACCAATGTACCGACGGGATGTAAAGTGGTGCATGAAGAAGCTTTTGGCCCGGTTGTCTCCTTGTTCCCTGTAGCGGATTTTGAGGAGGCGATTGAGAGAGCGAATGCGGTGAATTACGGTCTTCAGGCCGAGGTGTTCACCCAGGATATTGACAAAGCGCATGAAGCCATTAACAAATTGGTCGTCGGCGGCGTAATGATTAACGACAGCAGCGATTACCGCATTGACGCCATGCCTTTTGGCGGCCGTAAAGGTTCCGGAATTGGCCGCGAAGGCATTCAATATGCGGTGGAATCTATGTCCGAGAAAAAAGTGGTTTGTTTTAATCTGGCAAAATAA
- the argF gene encoding ornithine carbamoyltransferase — MTVKNMAALYGRSFLTLKDFSQEEICELVDFAKALKDMKKAGKPHRYLEGQNIALLFDKPSTRTRSAFTAACVDLGAHPEHLGKGDIQFGKKESVRDTATVLGRIFDGIQYRGFEHRTIETLAANANVPVWNGLTDIYHPTQVLADFLTIEENIGHLKTRRLVYVGDGRNNMATSLLIGCAKLGMDIRICAPGPLQPDEEILAYANRIADESGGRVMVTADVASAVKGVDVIYTDVWVSMGEEEQLEERINLLRPYQVNWAMLDATGNQDVLFLHCLPAHHDLETEVGKIVYEKYGLTEMEVTDDVFHSSHSVVFDQAENRLHTIKALMAATNGDFSGG, encoded by the coding sequence ATGACGGTGAAAAACATGGCAGCTCTATATGGAAGAAGTTTTTTAACATTGAAGGATTTTTCCCAGGAGGAAATTTGTGAACTGGTTGATTTCGCTAAAGCCCTAAAGGATATGAAAAAAGCAGGGAAACCACACCGTTATCTGGAAGGACAAAATATTGCGTTGCTGTTTGACAAACCCTCGACACGTACGCGTTCTGCATTCACGGCAGCTTGTGTGGACCTGGGCGCACATCCCGAGCATTTGGGAAAAGGGGATATTCAATTCGGCAAAAAGGAGTCTGTACGAGATACGGCAACTGTTCTGGGAAGGATTTTTGACGGCATCCAGTATCGCGGCTTTGAGCACCGGACGATCGAAACTCTAGCCGCCAATGCCAATGTTCCAGTCTGGAATGGCTTGACAGACATCTACCATCCGACCCAGGTGTTGGCTGACTTTCTCACCATCGAGGAGAATATCGGACACTTAAAAACCCGTCGTCTTGTTTACGTTGGAGATGGGCGGAATAACATGGCTACAAGTCTGTTAATCGGCTGTGCCAAATTGGGGATGGACATCCGGATTTGTGCGCCTGGCCCGCTTCAGCCGGATGAAGAAATTTTGGCCTACGCAAACCGTATCGCGGATGAATCCGGCGGGCGTGTCATGGTTACAGCAGATGTTGCTAGCGCTGTAAAAGGTGTTGATGTCATTTATACCGATGTATGGGTATCGATGGGGGAAGAAGAACAGCTGGAAGAACGCATTAATTTATTAAGACCTTACCAAGTGAATTGGGCTATGCTGGATGCGACCGGAAATCAGGATGTGCTGTTTCTGCACTGTCTCCCTGCTCACCACGACCTCGAAACGGAAGTCGGAAAAATTGTCTATGAAAAATATGGATTGACCGAAATGGAAGTCACGGATGACGTGTTCCACAGTTCCCATTCTGTTGTGTTTGACCAGGCGGAGAATCGATTACATACGATCAAGGCGCTCATGGCTGCTACAAACGGAGATTTTTCTGGCGGCTAA
- a CDS encoding cold-shock protein: MNTGTVKWFNADKGFGFIEVEGGDDVFVHFSAIQDEGFKTLDEGQQVTFDIEEGNRGPQAVNVVK; the protein is encoded by the coding sequence ATGAACACAGGTACAGTAAAATGGTTTAACGCAGACAAAGGTTTCGGTTTCATTGAAGTTGAAGGTGGAGACGACGTATTCGTACACTTCTCAGCTATTCAAGACGAAGGTTTCAAAACTTTAGACGAAGGCCAGCAAGTTACTTTCGACATCGAAGAAGGTAACCGCGGACCACAAGCCGTTAACGTCGTTAAATAA
- a CDS encoding mechanosensitive ion channel family protein produces the protein MNFLTDVLYSLYEYITGGTLWISIGKTLVRIATIIILALVFKHLGNKVIDTIFKDKKKTRIKLTTNRREQTLKSLSKNILSYLIMFIATMMVLDTFNVPIKTMLAGAGVAGLAIGFGAQSLVKDIIAGFFIIFEDQFSVGDYIETSGIEGDVEMIGLRSTKLRSFYGQNYVIPNGQIDIVTNYSASNGFAMVEVNVPYETDILNIEKIVSNILTTLPKKYDMFIGEPEINGLQALELSNYVLRIRAETFPVMQWAGARAIRKEVKEHLFEQGIDIPSPRMVVYSHNDREVSN, from the coding sequence ATGAATTTTCTTACGGATGTTCTCTACTCATTATATGAATATATCACAGGTGGCACATTATGGATTTCAATAGGCAAAACACTCGTGAGAATCGCCACCATCATCATCCTTGCTCTCGTTTTCAAACACTTAGGAAATAAAGTCATCGATACCATTTTCAAAGACAAGAAAAAAACGCGGATCAAGCTGACAACGAACCGGCGGGAACAGACGCTAAAAAGTTTATCAAAAAACATTCTGTCCTATCTCATCATGTTTATCGCGACCATGATGGTTCTGGACACCTTCAACGTTCCCATAAAAACAATGCTTGCCGGTGCCGGGGTTGCTGGGCTTGCAATCGGTTTTGGGGCCCAGAGCCTGGTTAAAGACATCATCGCAGGCTTCTTTATTATCTTCGAGGATCAGTTTTCAGTAGGCGATTATATTGAAACGAGCGGGATCGAAGGGGATGTCGAGATGATCGGGCTCCGCAGCACGAAATTAAGAAGTTTCTATGGTCAGAACTATGTCATTCCCAACGGCCAAATTGATATCGTAACCAATTATTCCGCAAGTAATGGCTTTGCAATGGTTGAAGTCAATGTCCCATATGAAACAGATATACTGAACATCGAGAAAATAGTCAGTAACATCTTAACCACACTGCCGAAAAAATACGACATGTTTATCGGAGAACCCGAAATCAACGGCTTGCAGGCGCTTGAGCTGTCTAATTATGTATTGCGCATTCGCGCCGAAACCTTTCCCGTCATGCAATGGGCCGGTGCCAGGGCCATCCGGAAAGAAGTCAAAGAACACTTATTCGAACAAGGCATTGACATCCCATCACCAAGAATGGTTGTCTATTCGCATAACGATCGTGAAGTGTCTAATTAA
- a CDS encoding VOC family protein: protein MWKKIECLAIYAKDIGEAVKFYQSLGLTKAWETYQDNEKQWSLVGMRFPDGDSELVLKNNPELNFAETEIVVEDVKATYETLKSNPEVEWIRTPFPNSLGGHVAVMKAPDDNVFVLVGK from the coding sequence ATGTGGAAAAAGATAGAGTGCCTTGCGATTTATGCAAAGGACATTGGGGAAGCGGTGAAGTTCTATCAATCGTTAGGTTTAACGAAGGCGTGGGAAACGTATCAAGACAATGAAAAACAGTGGAGTCTTGTAGGGATGAGATTCCCCGATGGTGATTCCGAATTGGTATTGAAAAACAATCCGGAATTAAATTTTGCTGAAACAGAAATTGTTGTTGAAGATGTTAAGGCGACTTATGAAACATTAAAATCCAATCCTGAAGTTGAGTGGATTAGAACCCCATTTCCTAATTCATTAGGTGGCCACGTTGCAGTAATGAAAGCTCCGGATGACAATGTATTTGTGTTAGTTGGAAAATGA
- a CDS encoding immunity 22 family protein has protein sequence MTSYVSLWLGVFPDFEAVDQYMEVKYTEDGDSIPSDFEKDSRLGYYDRVTVEKDWMPDAGDEITKMLAGFSYDDQIISQFMGSKVTSRYNTMILVYGYNYYDESSVINSIDSKSYKIDYIGNAAYKHE, from the coding sequence ATGACAAGTTACGTATCATTGTGGTTAGGAGTATTTCCAGATTTTGAAGCGGTAGATCAATATATGGAGGTTAAATACACTGAAGATGGAGATAGCATTCCCTCTGATTTTGAAAAGGATTCCCGGTTGGGATATTACGACAGAGTTACTGTAGAAAAAGATTGGATGCCGGATGCAGGTGACGAAATAACAAAAATGTTAGCAGGCTTTTCCTATGACGACCAAATCATCAGCCAGTTTATGGGAAGTAAAGTGACATCTCGATATAACACAATGATCTTAGTGTACGGTTATAATTATTATGATGAAAGTAGTGTTATTAATTCGATAGATAGTAAGAGTTATAAGATTGATTATATCGGTAACGCGGCTTATAAACATGAATAA
- a CDS encoding DUF3021 family protein yields MLITKALLRGGIPLVIMSGIAFSLYLQGKYSDAKGTFMASLIAFFVGAATVIYNIDDWSFMKQSGVHFLIMLMTVYPVLLLSGWFEISSAMDAFKILLLFVSVGLVIWLVMYTLAKVFSW; encoded by the coding sequence ATGCTGATTACGAAAGCTCTTTTAAGAGGCGGGATCCCACTCGTTATTATGAGCGGTATTGCTTTCTCATTATATCTTCAAGGTAAATATTCCGATGCTAAAGGAACATTTATGGCAAGTCTAATCGCCTTTTTTGTTGGGGCAGCAACAGTTATTTATAATATCGATGATTGGAGTTTTATGAAGCAAAGTGGTGTTCATTTTTTAATCATGTTAATGACAGTTTATCCAGTACTATTGCTAAGTGGCTGGTTTGAAATTTCTTCTGCAATGGACGCTTTTAAGATTCTTCTACTTTTTGTTTCAGTGGGTTTAGTTATATGGCTTGTAATGTATACATTAGCTAAGGTTTTTTCTTGGTAA